GTCGTGGTTTCCCACGACGGCGGGAACTATCTCCCCAGGACCTTGGCGGCACTGTCGGACCAGACGCGTTCGGCAGATGCCGCCATTGGCATTGATACAGGATCCACTGACAACTCCCTCGACTTGCTCCGGGCGGCCTTGGGGCAAGCAAACGTCACCAAGTACGTCCAGCCAAAGTCTGGCTTTGGTGCCGCTGTCCAGGCGGGCCTGGACGAGCTTGCACCCAACGATGGAGCCGAAGACGCTGAAGCGGCCGGTGCTGTCCAATGGATCTGGCTCCTTCACGACGACGCCGCTCCTGCTCCTGACGCCTTGGCCGAGCTTCTCCACGCCGTGGAACGGACCACTTCGGTAACTGTTGCCGGCTGCAAGCAGCTTGGGTGGCACGATGACCGTCATGTGGTGGACGTTGGCTTGTCCACCAGCCGTTGGGCCGAACGCCTCACACTGATCGACGCCGACGAAGTGGACCAAGGGCAATACGATGCCCGCTCTGACACGTTCGCGGTGAACTCTGCCGGCATGTTGATCCGCAGGGACGTTTGGGAGCAGTTGCAGGGTTTTGACCCTGCCTTGCCGGGCAGTGGAGACGACGTCGATTTCTGCTGGCGCAACTGGCTTGCCGGTAACCGCGTGGTGGTGGTGCCAAGCGCGCGCATGTTCCACGTGGAGCACCGGCCGCACGGTCTGGGTACGTCCTCCGCAGCACGCAAAGCACAAATTCACATGCGCCTCAAACACGCGCCGTGGTGGAACCTGCCGTTCCAGGCTGTGGGGGCGCTCTTGGGCGCACTCGTCCGTCTGGTGCTGAGTGTTTTGGTCAAGGAACCGGGCTACGGATTCTCCCAGTTCACGGCCACCGTCGCCGGCTTGGTGCGGCCCCTCGCTATTGCAAGAGGCCGCCGGATTGCCGCGAAGACCCGCCGCTTGCACCGTTCGGTGGTCCGGGGCCTCCAAGCGTCGTCGCGCGAAGTCCGTGCCAACAGGCGTTCCCTGCTGGAGGCCATCCGCCCCAGCGAGGAAACTACTGTGGCCTCGGATCTTCTCGCCCCCGAACCCAGCGGCGATGCCTCTGACGATTTCGCAGCGCTGGCAACCAACGAACGCGGATGGGTTGGCACCGGCGCAGTTGCTGCCGCCCTCATCGCGTTCGCCGCTTCTTTCATTGGGCTCTTCGGCCTCCTTCGCACGGGAACTGTGGCGGGGGGAGGGCTCCTCCCATTGTCCGAGTCACCCTCCGATATCTGGGACAACGCCTCCACGTGGTGGATTTCCCTCGGTGCGGGACTGCCCGGGCACGCCGATCCCTTCGCTTACGTGTTGTGGCTCCTTTCCCTGTTTGGCGGTGGCGATGGCAACTCGGCAACAGTGTGGTTGCTGATCCTGGCCATGCCACTCTCTGCAATCGGTGCCTGGTTCGCTGCAGGGGCTTTGACCACCCGGCGCCGGTTCCGGATTGTTGCCGCTCTTGCCTGGTCCGGGGCGCCTGCACTGCTGGTTGCCATAAACCAGGGCAGGCCAGGTGCTTTGGTGGCCCACGTCCTGATGCCGTTGCTGATGCTGGCGCTAATACGTGCCTCGGGTTCGGCGATAGGCCGTGCCCATGCCACACTGATACCTTTCACGCGTCGCCCGGCCCTCGTGCTCGGTAAACCGGGCATTAACGGCACGCCGTCCTGGACCGCCGCGGCGGCTGCGGGCTTGGCTATGGCTGCGATCACTGCATCGGCACCGTCCCTCTTGGGGCCCATTACGGTGGTCGTCGTCTTGGCAGCCGTGGTGCTCGGACCGCGGGGCAAGACACTCTGGTGGTCGCTTTTGCCCAGCGCCGCACTGTTCATTCCCTATGGAATTTCGGTACTTGACCGCCCCCGGTCCTTGCTGGCCGATCCGGGCTTGCCACTCAGTTTCGACGCGGCCCCACTGTGGCAACAGTTCCTGGGCCAGCCCCTGGCGTTCGAAATGGACGGCGGCCTCACAGGTCTTGGGATGTTCGGGCCTGGCGCTGTGCCCTGGGCTCTGTTGCTTGCTCTGCTGGTCAGCGTGCCAGTACTTCTCCTGGCTGTCGCAGCACTGTTCCTTCCTGGTAAGCGCACCGTCCTGGCACGCGTCTTCTGGTTGGCCGCGCTGGCTACCTTGGCCAGCAGTTGGCTGATGGGCCACGTGGCCACAGGCGTCAACAACAATGTGATTGTTGGTCCCTTCACCGGACCGGCGGTTTCAGCGGCGGGCATCCTGCTGCTCGGTGCGGCGTTGCTCGGCGCCGATAAAATCTTCGCCGTTCCCACCAGGACGACTGATGCCGCCCGTTGGAAGTCGCCCTTGCGGCGCGTAGCTTCGGGCGTGGCACTGGCTCTCCTCGTCTGTGGACCGTTGGCCGGGATGGTGGCATGGGCAGGACAAAACGTCCTGCAGCCCTCATCCGAGGGCCCAACGGCTACCCAAACCGCTGACGCCACACCGTCAGAGGCCAGTAAGAAACCATCTTTGGGCTCGGCCCGCCAAGTGTGGCCGGTGGATAACGACACCTTGCCAGCCACCGCCGTCGACCGCGGAGAGGGACCCGAACGTACGCGGACGTTGGTTATCACCAGCGGCGAGCAGGGTGCCTTTACGTCCTCGCTGATGCGTGGTGCAGGGACTACGCTGGACAACTTGTCCACCATCGCTTCGGCCAGGACCATTATTGGGGCGCCGGGTCGCGAAGAGATTGCTGCCGACGACGCCGCTACCGCCTCCCTCCGCAGGGCAGTGGCCACCATTGTGGCGAGCACAGGGGTGGACCCCCGCAATGATTTGGAGCAGCTCGGCGCCGGTTTCGTGGTGCTCAAGGCCGCTGATGACGCGGCCCAGCTGACCGCCAGCAGGATCGACGCCGTCCCGGGCCTTGTTGCTGTTGGACAAACCGACGCCGGGTGGTTGTGGCGCGTAACCCCGCGGAATTCCGCTGCCGCCACCGCCGCAGACACCACGCACAGGGTGCGCATTCTCAACGCCCAAGGTGAGGCCATCGGCTCTCTGCCCTCAGCTGAGGTGTCCGTTGACGCAGCGGTGCCCGCGGGTGACGAGGGCCGCCGGGTGGTTCTGGCTGAACGGTCCGATCCCGGCTGGCGTGCTTGGATGGATGGGCGACAGCTGAAGTCGGCCACCTCCGGATGGGCCCAGGCTTTCGAACTTCCGGCCAACGGAGGCAACCTGGAAATCCGGTACACCAACCCTTGGGGTCTTTGGTTCGGGATCCTGCAGGCCGTCGTGTTCGGATTGACCGTGCTGCTGGCAGTTCCGATGCCCGCCCGCCGCTCGCGAACCGGCATGTCGAGGGATGAAGTCTCCCTCCGTAAGGAGTACAGCAGTGTCTGAGGACCCAAAGAAGCAGGCGGACGATGACGGGACGCGCAGTTCCACCAAAGATGCACGCAACTCCGCCAAGGATGCCCGCAGTTCCAACAAGGGCGCCCGCAGTTCCAACAAGGGGATCATCACAGGGGTCTTGTCAGCAGCAGTGATCCTGGCGGCGGGAGGCGGAGCAGTCGCGGCCACCTCGATGGTTCCAGCGCCCTCTGGCGGCTCTGCAGTGGACGTCCGGCAAGCCGATGTTCCTGCGGGCCGCTCCCTGGGCGTTTGCCCGGAACCCGCGCGCCTTGTCACGGGAACCGATGTGGACACTGATGCTGAGTTCAGCCCGGTTTCCACCACAGCCACCAGTGCGCTTAACGCACTGGTCCTGAGCAATCCCGCAGGCACCATTCCGGGCAGTAAAGTGATGTCGCTGGCAGGGGACGCAGTTGCGGAAATTGCCAAGACCCCCACGAGCACACCATCGCCCACTTCCGGTCCACCGGTTTTGGCGGCAGCGGCTGCATCCATCAGCCCTGTGACCGCACCTACCGTGGTGGCTGCTGACCCGATCGGAAACGAACAAGCCTCCTTGGCCGCGAACCTGAGCTATTCAGCCAAGGACGGCGACCTCCGCGGCCTTGCGGCGGCTCCGTGTCAGCAACCCGGAAACGACGCTTGGCTTTTGGGTGCGGACACCGCGCTTGGCCGGACGGCGGTCCTGAACCTCAGCAATGCATCGGAAACGCCCGCAACCGTCAACCTGGACCTCTTTGGCGCCCAGGGACAGATCCAGGCGCCTGGCGCACGGGGTCTTTTGGTGGCTCCAGGGACAACGCGCGCGGTAAACCTTGCCGGCCTTGCCCCCGGCGAATCCCAACTGGCAGTGCACGTACGCAGCTCGGGCGGACCCGTCGCAGGGACCATCCAGCAGAGCGTGCTGCGTGGACTTGTGCCGGGTGGGGTGGAGTTCCTGTCCCCAGGTTCCGGGCCGTCCAATCTCCAGGTGATGGCCGGCGTCGACATTCAGGATGCAGCAGCGATCAAGGCGCTGGGCAGCAAATCGGGCTTCGCCGATGCTGTTCCCGCGCTTCAAATAGCCGTACCTGGGTCCACGGACGCCGTGGTTCAAGTCCGGCTGTACGGCGCCAACGGTGAGCGCCAGCTCCCCAACGGGGGAGTAGTCACCGTCAAAGGCGGCACCGTAGCTACGTTGGACCTCGACGGCGTTCCTGCCGGCAGCTACACCGTGAGCGCAAGTTCCGACGTCGCGTTCGTAGCTGCTACCCGGATTGCACGGGGGGCTAAAGCGGAGGAACCAACGGATTTCGCTTGGTCGCCGTCCTCGGCCCGCCTGGGAAGCCAGCATCTGGTCGCAGTGCCCCGTGACGGGCAGAGCTTCTTCAGCTTCGGTGTCCCGGAGGGACGGGCAACTGTCAGCTATGCACCGGTGACAGCCGATGGGAAGGTGGGCAAGTCCGTGGACGTGGACATGTCCGGGGGCACAACATCTCTGATCGAACTTCCAGCAAAATCCGGACAGGCAGTGGTTGCCGGGTACGTGGTTTCAGCATCAGGGGACCCTGTGTATGGGGCACTTGTCCTGGGTAGGCAGGACCGCGCCGACGTCTCAGTTCTGGGCATCCAGGATGCTGCTGCGGGGCTCGAAAAAGTTCCCGTGACAGTGGGCTACTAGGCGTTAAGGCCACTAGATGACTAAGTCCTATTGCCGTGGCGGGCGCGGGAGCTTTTAAAGTAAGGCGGAGAGTGTTAAGCCGAGTTTGTGAACACGCAACTAAACACTCTCCTGACCACACTTTACGTCTATTTGGATGACCATGTGCTGCCGGACCTGGGTGTGTCCAGGGCTCGCCGGCCGGGCCGGAAACCGGTGCTGAGCGACGCTGAGCTGCTCTGCCTGGCCGTGGCACAGCACCTGCTCGGCTTCTCCTCGGAGACCAGGTGGATCCGTTATTCACGGATCCACCTGTCCGGCATGTTCCCGGGCATTCCGCACCAATCCGGCTATAACAAGCGTCTCCGGGCCGCGGGCCCTGTGATCGCGGCCGCCATCACCGCGCTGGCACGGGACACCCCGTCCTGGCACGAGGTCCTGCGCCTGGTCGATTCCACCCCCGTGCCGTGCGGCATGTCCCGGGAAACCGTCAAACGCTCCGACCTGTCCGGGCACGCCGGCTACGGCTACTGTGCCTCCCACTCCCGGTTCTTCTGGGGCCTGCGTCTCTACCTGATCAGCACCCCTGAAGGCATGCCCGTGATCTGGGGCCTGGCGAACCCGAAGATCGGTGAACGCGAGGTCACCCAGGCCCTACTCGAACACGACCACCACCTCATCCGGGCCGGGCAGGTCATCCTCGGGGACAAAGGCTTCGCCGGCCGCGACTTCGAACGGTTCATCACCGAGGACCTCGGCGCGCACCTGATCCGCCCGGACCGCAAGGACGAGAAACCCCGCTTCGGCAAACTCGGCGGCATCCGACAATGGATTGAATCCGTCTTCGACACCCTCAAGGGCCAACTCGGCCTCGAAGAACACGGCGGACGGACCATGGCCGGCGTCTACGCCCGGGTAGCTGCCAGACTCCTCGCCCTTGCCGCAGGCATCTGGCACAACTGGCGCATCAACGCGCCCCGCAAACGCTCACTCATCGCCTACGACCACTAAATCCAATAGGACTTAATCATCTAGGCGTTAGGGGTACCCACGCTACTGGTAACGACGCCGGTACACAGGATCCAGCGTCTCTGGTGGTACGCCGAGCATTTCCGCGGTGTACTCCACCACGACGTCGTGGACGAGGTCCTGCAGCTCTTCCCGTGTTCCGGCAGTCTGTTCCACCACACGGCGGTACACAGTGATCATCGGTGCTTCGCCGCGGCTGCCGGGAGTGTAGGAACCCATGGGAGCTGCCGTACCTTCGGCGACCAATTGCTCCAGGTTCGGCGGGATTTCGTCGACGGCGAAGAGCACGCCATCCAACTGCTTGCCCCACATATCCTGGAGGCGTTCGGCTGAGTCCAGCACCATGTCGTCGAAACGCTCGGCACGGGTCCGGAAGCCGGGAAGACTGGGGAGCATGAGTTCCCCACGCAGTCCTCTGCCGTGACGGTTTCTCCGGCGCCGCCGGAAACCACGGACATCCGCGCCGGTGTGTTCCTTTGCCTGATCGCCTTCGGCGTCAGTCCACCGGATTGTGAAGCCAGGAACATGTGGCTGTGACTGCATATATCGACTTTAGTCCCGAGGAACCGCCAACGCGACATCATGGCGAACAGCGCGCCGTGACCGGCGCAGACTGCAGCTTCCGGGCGGGCACGGCCAGCCAATGCGCAGAGTATGGGCCAAAGGGCGCTAATCTGGGATGTTGTGGGTGCTATTCGTCAGTGTTCAAGGTCCGCCTGCCGCCAATCCGCGGTGGCTACTTTGACGTACGTGTATGCCGAGTCCACAGCGGTCCTCGGCCCGCTGGCCACGTACGCCGAACCGCATGCGTACGATCTTTGCGCCCAGCATGCGGAATCCCTTACGGTTCCACGGGGCTGGGAAGTCCTTCGCCTGGCTATGCCAACAACACCTCCGGAGCCTGGCCCGGATGACTTGCTGGCACTCGCCAACGCCGTGCGGGAAGCCGCCTCAGCGGCAACGGACACCCCACCCCGTACCAGTCGGCCGCATGTCGAGCCGCCCGCCATGGTTGAAGGTACGCGCCGTGGCCACTTGCGGATTCTGCGCGAACCGTCCTAAGTCCGTTCTGGCTGAGCCAACAGCGGCAACCCCGGACTCAAATCGTCGTCGGCTCCTTGGGGGATGGTCGTGCGCTGTAGGCTGGAATCTGCAGATAAATCCGCCAGCGGCGCCACACCCGCGCCATCCAGGGAGCATCATTCATGCCAAAGGTCAGTCCTGAACTGTTGTCCATCCTGCGCTGCCCCGTGACGGGCTCACCGCTGGTCCAGGAGGGTGAGGAGCTTGTTTCAACGGCTGCCGCCGAGAACGGTGAAAAGGTCCGTTACGCGATCGAGGACGGCATTCCCTTGCTTCTGCCCCCGGAACTGCTTGCTGCCTCCAACGCCGCAAGTTCCGGCCAGCACCACGCCAAAGCCTGACGTACTTCCAGAACAGCAATCCGCACGGTACACCTAAAGGACTTCCATGACTTTCGACTACAAAGTGGCTGACATTTCCCTTGCCGAGGCAGGCCGCCACCAGATCCGTCTCGCCGAGCACGAAATGCCAGGGCTCATGTCCCTTCGTGCTGAGTTCGGCCCCTCGCAGCCGCTCAAGGGCGCCCGCATCGCCGGTTCGCTGCACATGACGGTCCAGACAGCCGTCCTCATTGAAACCCTCACCGCCCTGGGTGCCGAGGTCCGTTGGGCTTCGTGCAACATTTTCTCCACCCAGGACGAAGCCGCTGCCGCCGTCGTCGTCGGCAAAGGCACGCCGGAGGATCCGCAAGGCGTTCCCGTCTTCGCCTGGAAGGGCGAGACCCTCGAGGAATACTGGTGGACCGCTGAGCAGATCCTCACCTGGCCGGGAGCGGACGAAAACCCGGAGCTGGGTCCCAACATGATTCTGGACGACGGCGGTGACGCCACCTTGCTGCTGCACAAGGGCGTCGATTTCGAGGCAGCAGGTGCTGTTCCCGCAGCCACCGAGGAAGATCCTGAAGAGTACGTCCTCATCCTGGACCTCCTTCGCCGGACCCTGGCCGCGGACCCGCAGAAGTGGACGCGCGTGGCAGCCCGGATCCAGGGCGTCACGGAAGAAACCACCACTGGCGTGCACCGGCTGTACCAGCTCGCGGAACAGGGCAAGTTGCTGTTCCCGGCCATCAACGTCAACGATTCCGTCACCAAGAGCAAGTTCGACAACAAATACGGCATCCGCCACTCGCTGCCGGACGGCATCAACCGTGCAACGGACGTCCTCATGGGCGGCAAGGTTGCCGTGGTTTGTGGCTATGGTGACGTCGGTAAGGGTGCGGCAGAAGCACTGCGCGGCCAGGGTTCGCGCGTTGTAGTCACGGAGATCGACCCCATTTGTGCCTTGCAAGCGGCAATGGACGGCTACCAGGTGGCCAAGCTGGAATCTGTCCTCGCTCAGGGTGACATCTTCATCACCACCACCGGCAACAAGGACGTCATCATGGCCGAGCACATGCTGGGCATGAAGAACAAGGCCATTGTGGGCAACATCGGCCACTTCGATAACGAGATCGACATCGCCGGGCTTGCCAAGGTTCCCGGCGTAAAGAAGGTGGAGATCAAACCGCAGGTTCACGAGTGGGTCTTCGATGCCGGCTCCGACTCCGAGCGGTCAATCATCGTTCTGTCTGAAGGCAGGCTCCTGAACCTGGGCAACGCAACGGGCCACCCGTCCTTCGTGATGAGCAACTCGTTCACCAACCAGACGATCGCGCAGATTGAACTCTGGACCAAGAAGGACCAGCCGGCAGGGGAACGCGAATACCAGAAGCAGGTCTACGTCCTGCCCAAGATTTTGGACGAAAAGGTGGCACGCCTGCACCTGGATGCGCTTGGCGTGGAGTTGACGGAACTGAGCAAGGACCAGGCGGACTACCTGGACCTGGATGTTGCAGGCCCCTACAAGCCGGAGCACTACCGCTACTAAGCCAAGTTCAGTTTGCGGTGGCAGTAACCACAAACAGGTAGCCTCAAGCCCGCAGTGAAAGGCCGGACACGTGACCAGCGTGGCCGGCCTTTCGGCTAGAATTGGGTGTTCAGTATTGCTTGCCGGGGGACAGGAAGACAGGAACCATGACGGAAGTCGCCAAACGGAAAACGGGCAAGATCCTTGCCATTGCAGGGGTCTGCGCGGCCCTCGTCCTGGGCGGTATTGGCGTTGCCACCGTTCCTGGATTGCTGGCCGGTGCCACCCCGAACGGCGTGGGAACAACCCAATCCACTCCGACGCCAGAGGCTAAACCCGTGGAGTTGGGCATCACACCGCTGGACGGCGCTGTGGAATGGAATCCAGTGGTTGGCCCCCAGATCAAGGCCGTCAACGGTAAGGTCAAGGACGTAGTTTTGGCGCCAGTTGACGGCGGTACACCTGTGCAGGGGAAGACCAGCGCGGACGGCAGCACGTGGACAACCCTTGAGGTCCTGAAGTTCAAGACCCAGTACAGCTATTCCTTCACCATTGTGGACACTGCAGGTAAGGAAACCAAGAAGACGCAGACCTTCACCACGGTTTCTGCTGCCTACGAAGCCGACGCTTCCATTTATCCGCGCAACGGCACAGTTGCTGGCTCGGGCCAGCCGATCGAAATCAACTTCAGTGAACCTGTGGTTGACAAGGCCGCGATGGAAAAGCGCGTTGCCATCACTGTTTCATCGGGCCAGCCAGTCGCGTGGCATTGGTACTCGGACAAGAAGGTCCGCATTCGCCCGGAGGCATTCTGGGCGTCGGGAACCACGGTCACAGTGGATATGAAGCTCCTGGGCGTCGATTTCGGCAACAACATGATTGGAAATGGCGATGTTGTTTCCACTTTCACTACTGGGCCGCAGCGCGTGGCTGTAGTGGATGACAACACCAAGACCATGAACGTGTATTTCGACGGCCAATTGATGCACACCGCGCCCGTATCGCTTGGCGGAGAAGACTGGCTTTCGCCCACCGGCTACGCCGTGATCCTGGAGCAGGAACGCAAATCCAACTTCAACGCTGGAAGCATCGGCCTCAAACCCGGGGACAAAGGCTACTACGCTCCTATGGTCGTGGATTATGCCAACCGCCTCACCTGGTCCGGCGTCTATGTCCATCAGGCCCTGGAGTCCGCTTGGGGCGCCATTGGACGCGTGAACGTCTCCCACGGCTGCGTTGGGTTGCTGCCAGACGACGCCGCATGGTTCTTCAACAACATGAAAACCGGCGACGTCGTGCAGATCCTGAATACCGGTGCGCCAGCTGTGGAGCCCTTGGAGGGCTTCGGCGACTGGAACATCCCTTGGGCCAGCTACGCCCAGCGGTAGCCGCCATTTCCAGCCGGGGACACAATTGCTGTGACTATTCCGCCAACCCTTCGCCCGGACTGCGGCAATTGCTTCGCCCTCTGCTGCACCGCCCTTGGCTTTGCCCGCTCGGCTGATTTCGCGATCGATAAACCGGCTGCTTCGGCCTGCCCGAACATGGCCAGCGACTTTTCCTGCACCATCCATCAACGGTTGCGGCCCCGCGGATTCAGCGGATGTACCGTCTTTGACTGCTTCGGCGCAGGCCAAGTGGTTTCCCAACGCACGTTTGGGGGTACGAGTTGGATCCAGGACCCAGCGTCCAAGTCCTCGATGTTCGTTGTCTTCAAGGTGGTCAAGCAACTGCACGAAATGTTGTGGTACTTGTCCGAAGCTGAGCAACGCGCTTTCGATCCGGAGCTGGCCGCCACCGCCCGCCGGCTGTCCACAGATATTGAAACCACATCCCAAGGCGAGGCATCCGCAGTCCTGGCTGCCGACGTCGGACATTTACATGCTGAAGTGCGTGCCCTGCTGATGGAGGTCAGCGAGGAGGTGCGCGCTTCATATGGGGCTGAGGGCCGTGAAATGCCCGACGGCGGACTCCACCCGGGTGCCGACCTCATGGGCGCCAATCTGGCAAGGAGACGACTATGCGGCTCGGACCTCCGCGGTGCCTACCTGATACGGGCAAACCTGGAGCGCAGTGACTTAACCGCCGTGGACCTCCTCGGCGCGGATTTGCGAGATTCCCGTCTCCACGGCGCCAACCTCTCCAGGTCCCTCTACCTGACCCAACCGCAAATCAACGCCGCCCAAGGAAACCCCGAAACGCGCCTACCCGAAAGACTCACGACGCCGGCGCACTGGCACTAAGAAGGGCGGCGAAAGGCTGGGGGTCGGGGTCCGGCAGCGTGCGTCCAAGCGAGGAACGAGCGAGCACGCAGAGGACGGCGGCCTCCGGCCGGAAGCGCCGGCGTTGTCTCAGCCCTGTGTAAACGGCAGCTTGCGCAGCCTTTCGCCGATGGCGGCGTTGCGCTGTTCCGCTGTGCGGAGGCGGACAAGTTCGCGGTTGCGTCGCTCGCCGAGGACCGCCCCTATGTAGTCTTCGGGGATCGTTCCCGCTGGCGGTGGCGGCGCAACGTAGTTTGCCAGCTCGGAGGCCAGCGCTGCAGCCATCCTGGCGCGTGAGGATGGTGCCAT
This genomic stretch from Micrococcaceae bacterium Sec5.1 harbors:
- a CDS encoding glycosyltransferase, whose translation is MLKEVHVTAVVVSHDGGNYLPRTLAALSDQTRSADAAIGIDTGSTDNSLDLLRAALGQANVTKYVQPKSGFGAAVQAGLDELAPNDGAEDAEAAGAVQWIWLLHDDAAPAPDALAELLHAVERTTSVTVAGCKQLGWHDDRHVVDVGLSTSRWAERLTLIDADEVDQGQYDARSDTFAVNSAGMLIRRDVWEQLQGFDPALPGSGDDVDFCWRNWLAGNRVVVVPSARMFHVEHRPHGLGTSSAARKAQIHMRLKHAPWWNLPFQAVGALLGALVRLVLSVLVKEPGYGFSQFTATVAGLVRPLAIARGRRIAAKTRRLHRSVVRGLQASSREVRANRRSLLEAIRPSEETTVASDLLAPEPSGDASDDFAALATNERGWVGTGAVAAALIAFAASFIGLFGLLRTGTVAGGGLLPLSESPSDIWDNASTWWISLGAGLPGHADPFAYVLWLLSLFGGGDGNSATVWLLILAMPLSAIGAWFAAGALTTRRRFRIVAALAWSGAPALLVAINQGRPGALVAHVLMPLLMLALIRASGSAIGRAHATLIPFTRRPALVLGKPGINGTPSWTAAAAAGLAMAAITASAPSLLGPITVVVVLAAVVLGPRGKTLWWSLLPSAALFIPYGISVLDRPRSLLADPGLPLSFDAAPLWQQFLGQPLAFEMDGGLTGLGMFGPGAVPWALLLALLVSVPVLLLAVAALFLPGKRTVLARVFWLAALATLASSWLMGHVATGVNNNVIVGPFTGPAVSAAGILLLGAALLGADKIFAVPTRTTDAARWKSPLRRVASGVALALLVCGPLAGMVAWAGQNVLQPSSEGPTATQTADATPSEASKKPSLGSARQVWPVDNDTLPATAVDRGEGPERTRTLVITSGEQGAFTSSLMRGAGTTLDNLSTIASARTIIGAPGREEIAADDAATASLRRAVATIVASTGVDPRNDLEQLGAGFVVLKAADDAAQLTASRIDAVPGLVAVGQTDAGWLWRVTPRNSAAATAADTTHRVRILNAQGEAIGSLPSAEVSVDAAVPAGDEGRRVVLAERSDPGWRAWMDGRQLKSATSGWAQAFELPANGGNLEIRYTNPWGLWFGILQAVVFGLTVLLAVPMPARRSRTGMSRDEVSLRKEYSSV
- a CDS encoding DUF5719 family protein, with product MSEDPKKQADDDGTRSSTKDARNSAKDARSSNKGARSSNKGIITGVLSAAVILAAGGGAVAATSMVPAPSGGSAVDVRQADVPAGRSLGVCPEPARLVTGTDVDTDAEFSPVSTTATSALNALVLSNPAGTIPGSKVMSLAGDAVAEIAKTPTSTPSPTSGPPVLAAAAASISPVTAPTVVAADPIGNEQASLAANLSYSAKDGDLRGLAAAPCQQPGNDAWLLGADTALGRTAVLNLSNASETPATVNLDLFGAQGQIQAPGARGLLVAPGTTRAVNLAGLAPGESQLAVHVRSSGGPVAGTIQQSVLRGLVPGGVEFLSPGSGPSNLQVMAGVDIQDAAAIKALGSKSGFADAVPALQIAVPGSTDAVVQVRLYGANGERQLPNGGVVTVKGGTVATLDLDGVPAGSYTVSASSDVAFVAATRIARGAKAEEPTDFAWSPSSARLGSQHLVAVPRDGQSFFSFGVPEGRATVSYAPVTADGKVGKSVDVDMSGGTTSLIELPAKSGQAVVAGYVVSASGDPVYGALVLGRQDRADVSVLGIQDAAAGLEKVPVTVGY
- a CDS encoding IS982 family transposase, which encodes MNTQLNTLLTTLYVYLDDHVLPDLGVSRARRPGRKPVLSDAELLCLAVAQHLLGFSSETRWIRYSRIHLSGMFPGIPHQSGYNKRLRAAGPVIAAAITALARDTPSWHEVLRLVDSTPVPCGMSRETVKRSDLSGHAGYGYCASHSRFFWGLRLYLISTPEGMPVIWGLANPKIGEREVTQALLEHDHHLIRAGQVILGDKGFAGRDFERFITEDLGAHLIRPDRKDEKPRFGKLGGIRQWIESVFDTLKGQLGLEEHGGRTMAGVYARVAARLLALAAGIWHNWRINAPRKRSLIAYDH
- a CDS encoding metallopeptidase family protein, whose translation is MQSQPHVPGFTIRWTDAEGDQAKEHTGADVRGFRRRRRNRHGRGLRGELMLPSLPGFRTRAERFDDMVLDSAERLQDMWGKQLDGVLFAVDEIPPNLEQLVAEGTAAPMGSYTPGSRGEAPMITVYRRVVEQTAGTREELQDLVHDVVVEYTAEMLGVPPETLDPVYRRRYQ
- a CDS encoding DUF3499 domain-containing protein, which gives rise to MGQRALIWDVVGAIRQCSRSACRQSAVATLTYVYAESTAVLGPLATYAEPHAYDLCAQHAESLTVPRGWEVLRLAMPTTPPEPGPDDLLALANAVREAASAATDTPPRTSRPHVEPPAMVEGTRRGHLRILREPS
- a CDS encoding Trm112 family protein, whose translation is MPKVSPELLSILRCPVTGSPLVQEGEELVSTAAAENGEKVRYAIEDGIPLLLPPELLAASNAASSGQHHAKA
- the ahcY gene encoding adenosylhomocysteinase, which encodes MTFDYKVADISLAEAGRHQIRLAEHEMPGLMSLRAEFGPSQPLKGARIAGSLHMTVQTAVLIETLTALGAEVRWASCNIFSTQDEAAAAVVVGKGTPEDPQGVPVFAWKGETLEEYWWTAEQILTWPGADENPELGPNMILDDGGDATLLLHKGVDFEAAGAVPAATEEDPEEYVLILDLLRRTLAADPQKWTRVAARIQGVTEETTTGVHRLYQLAEQGKLLFPAINVNDSVTKSKFDNKYGIRHSLPDGINRATDVLMGGKVAVVCGYGDVGKGAAEALRGQGSRVVVTEIDPICALQAAMDGYQVAKLESVLAQGDIFITTTGNKDVIMAEHMLGMKNKAIVGNIGHFDNEIDIAGLAKVPGVKKVEIKPQVHEWVFDAGSDSERSIIVLSEGRLLNLGNATGHPSFVMSNSFTNQTIAQIELWTKKDQPAGEREYQKQVYVLPKILDEKVARLHLDALGVELTELSKDQADYLDLDVAGPYKPEHYRY
- a CDS encoding Ig-like domain-containing protein, with translation MTEVAKRKTGKILAIAGVCAALVLGGIGVATVPGLLAGATPNGVGTTQSTPTPEAKPVELGITPLDGAVEWNPVVGPQIKAVNGKVKDVVLAPVDGGTPVQGKTSADGSTWTTLEVLKFKTQYSYSFTIVDTAGKETKKTQTFTTVSAAYEADASIYPRNGTVAGSGQPIEINFSEPVVDKAAMEKRVAITVSSGQPVAWHWYSDKKVRIRPEAFWASGTTVTVDMKLLGVDFGNNMIGNGDVVSTFTTGPQRVAVVDDNTKTMNVYFDGQLMHTAPVSLGGEDWLSPTGYAVILEQERKSNFNAGSIGLKPGDKGYYAPMVVDYANRLTWSGVYVHQALESAWGAIGRVNVSHGCVGLLPDDAAWFFNNMKTGDVVQILNTGAPAVEPLEGFGDWNIPWASYAQR
- a CDS encoding pentapeptide repeat-containing protein, yielding MTIPPTLRPDCGNCFALCCTALGFARSADFAIDKPAASACPNMASDFSCTIHQRLRPRGFSGCTVFDCFGAGQVVSQRTFGGTSWIQDPASKSSMFVVFKVVKQLHEMLWYLSEAEQRAFDPELAATARRLSTDIETTSQGEASAVLAADVGHLHAEVRALLMEVSEEVRASYGAEGREMPDGGLHPGADLMGANLARRRLCGSDLRGAYLIRANLERSDLTAVDLLGADLRDSRLHGANLSRSLYLTQPQINAAQGNPETRLPERLTTPAHWH